From the genome of Deinococcus sp. AJ005, one region includes:
- a CDS encoding pyridoxamine 5'-phosphate oxidase family protein, which translates to MSDDLSREQSIKHIASIIKDVKFAMLTTVTDAGHMHARPMTTQQTEYDGDLWFIGGKDTEGVHDMGQRPQVNVSYSNPDDSNYVSLTGTAELVEDRAKLDELWSDFYKTYFEGGKEDPNVQLIKISTHGAELWEGPGKVKALYELAKGAVTGKRGDMGNNETVNL; encoded by the coding sequence ATGAGTGACGATCTGAGCCGCGAGCAATCCATCAAGCACATTGCCAGCATCATCAAGGACGTCAAGTTCGCCATGCTGACCACCGTGACCGACGCTGGCCATATGCACGCCCGCCCCATGACCACCCAGCAGACCGAGTATGACGGCGACCTGTGGTTCATCGGCGGCAAGGACACCGAGGGCGTCCATGACATGGGCCAGCGCCCGCAGGTGAACGTCAGCTACTCCAACCCAGACGACAGCAACTATGTCAGCCTGACTGGCACCGCCGAACTGGTGGAGGACCGCGCCAAGCTGGACGAGCTGTGGAGCGACTTCTACAAGACATACTTCGAGGGCGGCAAGGAAGATCCCAACGTCCAACTGATCAAGATCAGTACCCACGGCGCAGAGCTGTGGGAAGGTCCCGGCAAGGTCAAGGCGTTGTACGAGCTGGCCAAAGGTGCAGTGACGGGCAAGCGTGGCGATATGGGCAACAACGAAACTGTCAATCTGTAA
- a CDS encoding aldo/keto reductase, with the protein MQQRKLGKNGPNVSLVGLGCNNFGGRLNQEATNAVVRAALDDGITLFDTADIYGNQGGSETMLGKALGSERGNIILASKFGMDMGEAGQGARPEYIRKALAASLKRLGTDYLDLYQLHKPDPQTPLADTLGTLNELVQAGQVRAIGCSNLDAAGVREAAQIAKDHNLTPFICAQDEYSLLVRDVEAELLPTLEELKMGLLPYFPLASGLLSGKYGPDNIPEGTRFASSQGAQDKYMTPDNWRKVQALEKYAQAHGHTLLELAFSWLAAQPTVGSVIAGATKLEQIAQNVKAAGWELDTSEVEAILKG; encoded by the coding sequence ATGCAGCAACGCAAACTCGGCAAGAATGGTCCCAACGTCTCTCTGGTGGGTCTGGGGTGCAACAACTTCGGGGGCCGACTGAATCAGGAAGCCACCAATGCGGTAGTGAGGGCGGCACTGGACGACGGCATCACTCTGTTCGACACTGCCGATATCTACGGCAATCAGGGCGGCTCGGAAACCATGCTGGGCAAGGCGCTGGGATCAGAGCGTGGCAACATTATTCTGGCTAGCAAATTCGGAATGGACATGGGCGAGGCGGGCCAGGGAGCCAGACCCGAGTACATCCGCAAGGCGTTGGCGGCCAGCCTGAAACGCCTGGGAACCGATTATCTGGACCTGTACCAGCTTCATAAGCCGGACCCACAGACGCCGCTGGCCGACACGCTGGGCACGCTGAACGAACTGGTGCAGGCCGGGCAGGTGCGGGCCATCGGCTGCTCCAATCTGGACGCGGCGGGGGTGCGGGAAGCGGCGCAGATTGCAAAGGACCACAATCTGACCCCCTTCATCTGCGCCCAGGACGAGTACAGCCTGCTGGTGCGGGACGTGGAGGCTGAATTGCTGCCCACCCTGGAGGAATTGAAGATGGGCCTGCTGCCGTACTTCCCGCTGGCAAGCGGTCTGCTGAGCGGCAAGTATGGCCCAGATAACATTCCCGAGGGCACGCGCTTCGCCTCCTCACAGGGCGCGCAGGATAAGTACATGACCCCGGACAACTGGCGCAAGGTGCAGGCGCTGGAAAAGTACGCCCAGGCGCACGGCCATACCCTGCTGGAGCTGGCCTTTAGCTGGCTGGCGGCCCAGCCCACGGTCGGCAGCGTGATCGCCGGGGCCACCAAGCTGGAACAGATCGCCCAGAACGTGAAGGCGGCAGGCTGGGAGCTTGACACCTCGGAAGTGGAGGCCATTCTCAAGGGCTGA
- the pgl gene encoding 6-phosphogluconolactonase, producing MNLRVFPTAQAAADAAAEAFARVAREAVTARGAFHVALSGGSTPKLMYATLRDLPDIPWKAVYIYFGDERSVGPDSPESNYGTAQRELLSYVSVPASQIHRMEGERRPLEEAAAAYAALLPECLDVNLLGMGDDGHTASLFPGTAALEAGGRVVANWVPQHDTGRLTMTFPEINAARQRWLLVSGDKKAEALADVQAGRGDHPVARLENPVWFVDAAATRELES from the coding sequence ATGAACTTACGTGTCTTTCCTACAGCCCAGGCGGCAGCGGACGCGGCTGCCGAGGCATTCGCCCGCGTGGCGCGCGAAGCGGTGACGGCGCGCGGGGCCTTTCATGTGGCCCTTTCGGGCGGCAGCACGCCCAAGCTGATGTACGCCACCTTACGTGACCTGCCGGACATTCCCTGGAAAGCCGTCTACATCTACTTCGGCGATGAACGCAGCGTCGGCCCAGACAGTCCCGAAAGCAATTACGGCACGGCGCAGCGCGAGTTGCTGTCGTATGTATCGGTACCTGCCTCCCAGATTCACCGGATGGAGGGCGAACGCCGCCCGCTGGAAGAGGCCGCCGCCGCTTACGCCGCCCTGTTGCCCGAGTGCCTGGATGTGAACCTGCTGGGCATGGGCGATGACGGCCACACCGCCAGCCTGTTTCCCGGCACGGCGGCGCTGGAGGCGGGCGGGCGCGTGGTGGCCAACTGGGTGCCACAGCATGACACCGGGCGACTCACCATGACTTTTCCCGAGATCAACGCGGCCCGGCAGCGCTGGCTGCTGGTGTCTGGCGACAAGAAAGCCGAAGCGCTGGCCGACGTGCAGGCGGGGCGCGGGGACCATCCTGTGGCGCGTCTTGAGAATCCAGTCTGGTTCGTAGATGCGGCGGCCACACGCGAACTGGAGAGTTGA
- the gmk gene encoding guanylate kinase: MTLDQAEPSTLSTEPSASRRGLLIVITGASGVGKGTLRERWLAGQDVFYSTSWTTREARAGERHGVDYVFVPPEVFESKARAGGFLEHAAFVGNRYGTPIEPIEAALARGQDVVLEIEVEGAMQVKARMGAEAVLVFIMPPSLTELRRRLEGRATETPERVEKRLRRAREEIQEAHAFRYVIVNDDLDRAVDELRAVQRAERAAQVPREEWSDEDRAAVAAAQAVKSESLDAAHLQRVVDS; encoded by the coding sequence ATGACGCTCGATCAGGCCGAACCTTCCACACTTTCCACCGAACCTTCCGCCTCCCGCCGGGGCCTGTTGATCGTGATCACGGGCGCGTCCGGCGTCGGCAAGGGTACCCTGCGCGAACGCTGGCTGGCCGGGCAGGACGTGTTCTACAGCACGTCGTGGACCACCCGCGAGGCCAGGGCCGGGGAACGTCACGGCGTGGATTATGTGTTCGTGCCGCCGGAAGTCTTCGAGAGCAAGGCCAGGGCAGGCGGCTTTCTGGAACACGCCGCCTTCGTGGGCAACCGCTACGGCACGCCCATCGAACCCATCGAGGCCGCGCTGGCACGCGGGCAGGACGTGGTGCTGGAAATCGAGGTGGAGGGGGCCATGCAGGTCAAGGCCCGCATGGGCGCTGAGGCCGTGCTGGTCTTCATCATGCCGCCCAGCCTGACCGAGCTGCGCCGCCGTCTGGAGGGCCGCGCCACCGAGACCCCCGAGCGCGTCGAGAAACGCCTGCGCCGCGCCCGCGAGGAGATTCAGGAGGCCCACGCCTTCCGCTACGTGATCGTGAACGACGATCTGGACCGCGCGGTGGACGAGTTGCGGGCCGTGCAGCGCGCCGAGCGGGCCGCGCAGGTGCCGCGTGAGGAGTGGAGCGACGAGGACCGGGCGGCGGTGGCAGCGGCGCAGGCCGTGAAAAGTGAGAGTCTGGACGCGGCACATTTGCAGCGCGTCGTGGATTCTTAA
- a CDS encoding macro domain-containing protein encodes MPLEIVQGDIAAQDCAAVVTAANKELMGGGGVDGVIHRAAGPELLRAIRRIGGTPTGTAVITPAFELEKNGVQYVIHAVGPIWRDGQSGEAELLAGAYRRSLELAVENGCACVAFPALSTGVYGYPVQKAAPVALATILEFLNGQPELTVRMVLYDVGSLHVFQRALARLAG; translated from the coding sequence GTGCCACTTGAAATTGTTCAGGGGGATATCGCCGCGCAGGACTGCGCCGCCGTCGTCACAGCCGCAAACAAGGAACTGATGGGCGGTGGGGGCGTGGACGGAGTGATCCACCGTGCCGCCGGGCCGGAGTTACTGCGCGCCATTCGCAGGATCGGCGGCACGCCCACCGGAACTGCCGTGATCACCCCAGCGTTCGAGCTGGAGAAAAATGGCGTGCAGTACGTGATTCACGCTGTCGGCCCGATCTGGCGCGACGGTCAGAGTGGCGAGGCCGAACTGCTGGCCGGGGCGTACCGCCGCAGTCTAGAACTGGCGGTGGAGAATGGCTGCGCGTGTGTCGCCTTTCCCGCCCTCAGCACGGGGGTTTACGGGTATCCCGTCCAGAAAGCCGCGCCCGTGGCCCTGGCGACGATTCTGGAATTTCTGAACGGGCAGCCTGAACTGACGGTCCGCATGGTGCTGTATGACGTGGGCAGCCTGCATGTCTTTCAGCGGGCGCTGGCACGGCTGGCGGGCTAG
- a CDS encoding MFS transporter: MTSDTARPPQPWVLSAFWFGTAFHWLVLLLILMPANVEMFVGEARKGTYLGALVAIGAVMALILPPLVGAHSDRTGRRLPYMRLGVTVNLVGLAVMGFAAMTLTGMNGFWVYVLGFLFVQFGNNYATAPYSALIPQLVPPEQRGRYSGVMALLQAAGQLLGAVAAFAVGILKLPVIVSFVLIAVVLLIPALVTMRGIPEATNPKPLATAGGKTLSIRELFAHQAFLWVFLTRVLFSLGQYSVQPFLQYYNRDVLRQADAPTSTSIMLACIIVGSIVSALIGGRISDRVGRKPVIYVAGGAMAAAALLLLVAPNYPVALALALFFGLGFGAFTSVDWALGSDAMPSASSYARDMGIWHVAFVAPQMSSAPQGALLDWGNARGGNFGYTLVFGIAALFFIAGVLLVRKVPDNAHQGQQAAA; encoded by the coding sequence ATGACCTCCGACACTGCCCGTCCGCCCCAGCCGTGGGTGCTGTCCGCCTTCTGGTTCGGCACGGCCTTCCACTGGCTGGTGCTGCTGCTGATCCTGATGCCCGCCAACGTGGAAATGTTCGTGGGCGAGGCTCGCAAGGGCACCTACCTGGGCGCACTGGTTGCGATTGGCGCGGTAATGGCGCTGATCCTACCGCCACTGGTGGGCGCGCACAGTGACCGTACCGGGCGGCGGCTGCCGTACATGCGGCTGGGCGTGACCGTCAATCTGGTGGGTCTGGCGGTGATGGGTTTCGCCGCCATGACCCTGACGGGCATGAACGGCTTCTGGGTCTACGTGTTGGGCTTTCTCTTTGTCCAGTTCGGCAACAACTACGCCACTGCGCCGTACTCGGCTTTAATCCCACAACTGGTGCCGCCTGAGCAGCGTGGGCGTTACAGCGGTGTGATGGCGCTGCTTCAGGCGGCGGGGCAACTGCTGGGCGCGGTGGCGGCCTTCGCGGTGGGGATTCTCAAGCTGCCGGTGATCGTGTCGTTCGTGCTGATCGCCGTGGTGCTGCTCATTCCCGCCCTGGTTACCATGCGCGGCATCCCCGAGGCCACCAATCCCAAACCTCTGGCAACAGCCGGGGGCAAGACCCTGAGCATCCGGGAGCTGTTCGCCCATCAGGCGTTCCTGTGGGTCTTTCTGACACGGGTGCTGTTCTCGCTGGGGCAGTACAGCGTGCAGCCGTTCCTTCAGTATTACAACCGCGACGTGCTGCGCCAGGCCGACGCCCCCACCAGCACCAGCATCATGCTGGCCTGCATCATCGTGGGCAGCATCGTCTCGGCGCTGATCGGCGGGCGCATCAGTGACCGGGTGGGCCGCAAGCCGGTGATCTACGTGGCGGGTGGGGCGATGGCCGCCGCTGCACTGTTGCTGCTCGTCGCGCCCAATTACCCGGTGGCGCTGGCCCTGGCGCTGTTCTTCGGGCTGGGCTTCGGGGCCTTTACCAGCGTGGACTGGGCGCTGGGCAGCGACGCCATGCCCAGTGCCAGCAGCTACGCCCGCGACATGGGCATCTGGCACGTGGCCTTTGTTGCGCCGCAGATGAGCAGTGCGCCGCAGGGGGCGCTGCTGGACTGGGGCAACGCGCGGGGCGGCAACTTCGGCTACACACTGGTCTTCGGCATCGCAGCTCTGTTCTTCATCGCGGGCGTGCTGCTGGTCCGCAAGGTGCCGGACAACGCGCACCAGGGGCAGCAGGCAGCGGCATAG
- a CDS encoding PspA/IM30 family protein translates to MSILDRLSRLLRSNVNDMISKAEDPGKIIEQALRDMRAAYGEARSEVADAMSQNAKLEREANTNRRLADEYGKTAEEALRGGNEDLAREALRRAQNSKDLATGFDEQLATQTSTVDQLKTQLRALEAKIDEMESKKSLLAARQKTAQASETLDRATGFNKAGGAMDAFEEMEQRVSGMEDRNKAMTELRTDNDIDAQLKDLGRDRDIDDAMAALKAKVQGDSGAKS, encoded by the coding sequence ATGAGCATTCTCGACCGACTGTCCCGGCTCCTGCGCTCCAACGTCAACGACATGATCAGCAAGGCCGAAGACCCTGGCAAGATCATCGAGCAGGCCCTGCGCGACATGCGCGCCGCCTATGGCGAGGCCCGCAGTGAAGTGGCCGACGCCATGAGCCAGAACGCCAAGCTGGAACGCGAGGCGAACACCAACCGCCGTCTGGCCGACGAATATGGCAAGACGGCCGAGGAAGCCCTGCGCGGCGGCAACGAGGATCTGGCCCGCGAAGCCCTGCGCCGCGCCCAGAACTCCAAGGATCTGGCGACGGGCTTTGACGAGCAACTCGCCACCCAGACCAGCACCGTGGACCAGCTCAAGACCCAACTGCGGGCACTGGAAGCCAAGATCGACGAGATGGAATCCAAGAAGTCGCTGCTGGCGGCCCGCCAGAAAACCGCCCAGGCCAGCGAAACCCTGGACCGCGCCACGGGCTTCAACAAGGCTGGGGGCGCGATGGACGCCTTCGAGGAAATGGAGCAGCGCGTATCAGGCATGGAGGACCGGAACAAGGCCATGACCGAGTTGCGAACCGACAATGACATCGACGCGCAATTGAAGGACCTGGGCCGGGACCGTGACATCGACGACGCGATGGCCGCGCTGAAGGCCAAGGTTCAGGGCGATTCGGGAGCCAAGAGCTGA